In Salvia miltiorrhiza cultivar Shanhuang (shh) chromosome 4, IMPLAD_Smil_shh, whole genome shotgun sequence, the DNA window ATCGGGTCATGTTCGGGCAGGAGTCCCAGATGAAAGCCACATGGGCAGAAGACATGGGATTGAAGGCAAAGGAAAAGAGGCCAAGAGAGAAGTTGAAGTTGGGCACAGCTGGAGTGAATAGGCACAGGCGGGTGAATCTACCCCTTGAGTCCAGAAAAGGAAGGAAATCCACTTACCTTCCACAGTCGAGATTCGTTGCCATACCGGAGGCTCCGCAGATCCTAGGGCACGCCATGGAAGGAAAGAACCAACCATGCAAACCCTAGCCCAGCCGCCGTCTGTTCTgggccaagccctagcccatgccttctctataaatatggatGCACCTGCCCAATAGAAGGAGTTCAGAGAGTCTTCGACAGCCCTGAGAGTTGAAGTCCGGCGAGTGCACTGATTCAGTTCCAACCCCCTATGCGGCCACTTTCCTTTAATAGCTTTCCTTAGTTTATGTTTATGTGTTGAGTGACTGTGAGGCAGATACATGGCCACAAACCACTTTACTTTTTGGTTTTGTGTTTTGTTTGTCTATGCCCGGAGTTGGTGCCGGCAAGTACTTTGTTTGATTTTCGCCTagacaattttcaatttaagtATGTTTTCTTTTACCTTCTTTGCCTTTATTTTTAGGTTTATGAGTAGCTAAGTTCCTTTGCCCGGTATGggcaagttaaggttgatatgAGATAATAATAATTCGTGAGGTCAAAATAGGCACAAGATTTGTGCAGTCACATTCCCGAAGTATTTGGCCTGATACCAACACAACTTGGGCAAACCTAGCGCTTTATTCCGGTCAGTACTATTCTGGGCACGACCAAGTTACAAGCAACAAGTGGGAACAAGTTAGGAGAAATCCGGTTCCACATAGTGCAACAAATGTGGGTGAGTGGTAGTATGTCTTCGGACATGCCTGTTGACCATTTGGATCCGGCAAACTTCCCGTGGGCGACCATATCAAGAGCGCGGATGAGGACGGGGTAGGATGCGCACGTGACACCTGAAAGGGGCCCATCCTATTAACGACTATCCATAACCAAATATGTGACCGTACAATGAAAATCCTTGAACCCGTGACCGAAAGAATTATCCCATATCACACCAAGACTATGCCCAGACCGGGTTTTTTTATTACTGATTTTTTTCTTGTGTCTTATTTTTCAGTATTTACATATTGCCCATAGATAgatttcaattttgttttggcCACAGACTGGAGAGTGACACATTTGCCCAAAGACGGGCAACCATTATAAAGCTTGTGACACGAGTACTGTGATACATCGATTCCCTATGGGTTCGACCTTATTACTTGCCATTAAACTAACCTTAATTGCAGGGCATAggaaaatataaatatcatttgcCCGGAGTCTCAACGACGGGCTTCGGCAAATTAGCGCTGTTGCCAGGAAATCGGCGAGCTAGTATTTTAGTACtcttttatattttgattttgccCTTGTATGTTCGTACCTAACGTTGCAGGAGAAAATAGTGATTTGTGGTTTGATCCTGAGCCAGAGGCGAACGCAAGGCGCAAGCTTAGAGAGTTGTGTGGTCGAGGCAGAGGCAGAGGACGAAGAGGAGCAGCCTGTGCCCTGTTTGGATCGAGGCAAGTCAAGCTGGAAGAACGCAACGGAGGTACGGATCCACCTCCGGAGCAGACTTTGAGGGAAATGATGTTCCCAAACAACAGGTGTTTGAAACCGTTGGGCATAACTTTGCCCACAATCACTGATAATTGGGAGTTGCGACACTCGTTCATACAGATTCTGCTCAAGTTCAACGATATGCTCGGAGAGGACCCTCAGAGGCATTTGTAGGACTTTGAGATGGTGTGTGGCACAGCCAAAGCAGCTGGAAACAAGGCAGAGTATATCCGCCTCATCTCGTTCCCATTCTCCCTATAGGATGGTGCGAGAGAGTGGTTATACACTCTGCCCACAGGGAGCGTCACTTCATGGCAGAGCATGCAGCAGAAATTCCTTAAGAGATACTTTTCAACATCCCGAATCCAAAATACAAGGAAGAATATAAGCACTATCCAGATGAGCATAGGAGAGTCATTCTATGACTATTGGGTAGGGATGTgcatcggttcaaaaccgaaccgaactgaCCCAATATACCCAAACCGAAACTGAACCGATGGGTACAGAATTCAAACCGAACCGATCGACCAACACTGGACCGGTGAAAACCAATCGGTTTCGATCgataatcgaaccgaaccgccatatttatctttctttttttaatacaGATTCAGAAACAATTTCTTGGGTGTTCTTGAACAATTTTAGCAGGAAGATTGACTAATTATCTGTATTTGAAATCGGAGGACTACAATTAGCATAATACATCAAGTTCTCAACTCATCCGAAGACTACAAAACTAAGCAATCACCAATAgactgaaaaaagaaaataacaatTACATTGGACGGAGGGAGGACTCGCCGAGACGGGGCTGCTACTGCTAGCCATCTGCTTGCGGCGGAGTGGAGTCTGGGAAGGTGGCGTCGCGGTGGGCTGTAGCAGTAGAATTGGGAAGGAGGACGGCGTCGACGGGAGCTGTTGTGCTGCTGCTAGTCATCGCCAGTCTGCTGGCGCCAGAAAAAGATGAAGGGGGTGGCGCCAGTTTGCTAGTCGTCGCTGGTCTGAGGGGATTGGGAAGAAGAGTGAAGAAGAGTGAAGTGAAGTGGCGGGGTGGGTGTCTGATTCAGATTCTGAATTCTTAGGGTTTTGAAATTTCACTAaactaaatatattatatatatatatatatattaaatatattatttaatatatatatatcggttcggttcgagaATCAAACCGAACCATGGCTTAGAAACTAAAACCGAACCAATAGCTGATTGGTTTTTGCTTTTACGAACCGAATAAAAAAACGACCCAAAATTAAAataccgaaccgaaccaaaaatgaTCGGTTCGATCAATTTTTttgattcggttcggtttatgcTCAGCCCTACTATTGGGGCAAATTCAAACATATGTTGGTCAAATGCCCTCAACACCAAATCTCTGATCAATATCTCATTTAATACTTTGTGAATGGGCTGAGGTCAACGGAACGACTATTGGTGAATGCTGCGTATGGAGGATCTATACTCAACAAGTTGCCCAGCGAGGCATTCAAACTCTTCGCGGATATGGCCGAGGAATTTAGAGAAGAATGATCTGATGTGCCCAGAGTAACAACCAATGTGCCTGCCAATGATCCAAGATTTGATGAGATAAACAACACCCTGAAATAATTGGTGGAGATGATAAGGCCAACAATACAGAAGGCGGTGAAGGCGTGCCAATTGTGTTCGGATACCACCCATGTGACAGATCAATGCCCACCCCTATTCATAAAGGAGCAAGTTAATGCCTTTGGGCATAACAACAATGCAGAGAACTTTGGGCAGAACCAATGTTATGACCAGAATGGACCAGGATACCAACATCCATGGAGGAACCATGAGAACCTGAGGTGTGGGGAAGACCAACTACTTAACCCCCAACCAACCACAAAATCAGCAACAAATTCCCCAACAACTGCAGGGCAAAGGAGTGACGCTGGACTCTTTGGCCGAGATGACACAGTCCATGAGAAGGGACAATGCAAGGATGCTTCGGGACAATGAAAAATTCAAGATGGAAACAATGGGAGTCATTCGTAATCTCAACACTCAAATAGCCCACGTCCAGCAAGCCTTTGCCCAGATGAACGCGAACAGGAACAATGGAGAGTGCCTGCCCAGGTCGTGATACCAAACAACAAGGCACAGGTGAATGTAGTCACCATAAGGAGGGGCAAAACTTTGCTCAAAGTAGTACCTGTGCCCGAAGATGTGTCTGTGCCCACAGAAGAGGAAGAAAAAATAGATGAAGAGATCGAGATTGAGAAACCTCCTGAGCCTACCCCATATCAGAATGAAAAGATCGTTGTGCCCAAACGGACGGAAAAGccaaagatagagatcaaacAACCATTCCCAAGAAGGCTTGCTAAGAATAAGGAGGCAGAGGAGATAAGCAATTTGCTAAAAGTGTTCCAGCGGGTAGAGGTCAACACTCATTTGTTGACAGCTTTACGCACTATGCCCAGTTGTGCGAAATTTCTCAAGGAGATTTGCACCAAGAAGGTGATGTACACCGACGATGCCAAGTTCCAAGTCGAAAAGCAAGTCTCAGCTGTGCTCAAGAGAGATATGCCCACAAATTGTGAAGACCCTGAGATGTTCTACGTCCCTTGCATCATTGGGGATACAAAGATTGAGCAACCCATGCTGGACTTGGGGGCGGCCATTAACGTCATGCCTTTGACCATATACCAGGAGCTACGGATATGACCACTAAAACTAACAAGGGTGGAGATTCAATTAGCGGACAGGTCAAGTGTGTACCCTGTAGTGGAGGACATGTTGGTCAAAGTCCAAGATCTAATCTTCCCAGCCGACTTCTATGTGCTCAATATGGGAGATTCCAGGGCAAAGCCAGCAGTTATACTTCTGGGCAGACCCTTCCTGAAGACGGCTTGAACTCAAATTGACTGTGCAACCGGGAAGCTGACATTCCAATTCGATGGAAAGATTGTGACCTTTGACCTATTCAAGGCAGCTAAGCACCCACCGGATGTGAAGAGTGTGGAGTTCATGGACATCATGGATAGGTGTGTGAGCAATTCTATGCCCACAATCCACATGGACGAAGACTATGAGTATGAGAGGGTGATGGAAATTATGGAAGCAGCCACAGACGATAGTGTGGGGTATATACAGGCACAACCACATGAAATGCAGATTCACCTTCCATTGGATATTCCTACCCTGGATGAGGAAGGCCGCTGGGTGAGCTCCGTACATGTGGTACCAAAGAAGTTCATAATCCAGGTCATAGAGAACGAAAGCAAGGAGTTGGTCACAACCAGGCTGCAAACTAGATGGCAGTTGTGCATTGACTATCGCAAGCTAAACAAGGAATTTGACATCGAAATCAAGGACAAGGGTGGTACTCAGAAGCAGGTAGAAGATCATCTATCCCGCATACTCCAGGAAGGGAGATGGTGTGCCCATAAACGATGTGTTCCCAGATGAGGAGTTGTACCAAGTAGGAAGAGTCGTGGTACGCTGACATAGTCAATTATATGGTCACTGGAGCATTGTTTGTGGGTGTAACACCACATAAGAGGAACATGATCAAAACAAGCAGCATGACCTTCATATGGGATGACCCATACCTATGGAAGATGTGTTCAGATAAGGTCATCCGAAGGTGTGTGCCTGAGTTCGAGCAAGAGAATATCATGCAACATTGCCATGCCAATGAGTGTGACGACCACTTTGGGCACAAGTGAACAGTAATAAAGATCCTAGGTCCTGACCAGAAGGACCTCGATGGAGACCCGAATTGAGAAGCACTACGTCGTGCCCACGATGTTAACCAAGGCGCtgatcgggaggcaacccggtATATGgtttagttattattattattattattttcttttatttctgtttttagtttatgtttttttttgttcgGTTTGACCGCCTCTCCAAGGTGTTTCCTTGCTTGGGGGGTGTGTTTCTTGTTTTGATGGTGTGCAGGTTTTGAGATGCCTCATTGGGCAGAGGAGATTAATGGTCACATAACATTTAAGCGGGGCACCGGAGGGAAGGATGCGAATGCAAAACCCACCGGAGCAAAGGTCACCTGTGCTACCAGTCCAGAAAGAGCAATCCTACCACCCGGAGGAAGTACCCACAGAAGTGCAACCCCAGAGCCTCGCAAGCCAAAGAATGCGAGGGTTCTGGGGCAAATGTTGGAGATGAGAGACATCCTACAAGCCCAGGCAGAGAGCACCAGGTTCCCTGGCTCGATCGAAACTGTGACCTcccttttgtttttcttttatgtgcctgtttttgtttttgttgtgtGTTTGCATGTGTGTTGTCTGTTTTCCCTTCCCTGTTTTGGCTTGCCACTTTACCccaggcaaagtgtgtgagtgggaagGGGGTTGTTATTGTTGCCTTTCTGTTTCTTTTATTTCTGTTGTCGTGTCTGTGCCTTCCCTTTCACACcctttgcccaaagcaaagtgtgtaAGTGGGAAGACACCCTTCTAGGATATGGGATGTCCTCGGTTTGGGACCCACATACTCAGGtactttgctttgggcaaagtgtgtgagtgtggGGGCCTCTACCCTGTCccatattttttgtttttttttagttcGTTCGTTTTGAGTCTGACCAAGCATGATTTGTACTTGTGAGTTCTAGGCATGATGATTATGTGCTATGAACTTAGTTATATTTGAGTAGGACGGGGTAGGATGCGCACGTGACACCTGAAAGGGGCCCATCCTATTGACGACTGTCCATAACCAAAGATGTGACCGTACAATGAAAATCCTTGAACCTGTGACCGAAAGAATTATCCCATATCACATCAAGACTATACCCAGACTGGGTTCTTTTTATTACTGATTTTTTTCTTGTGTCTTATTTTTCAGTATTTACATATTGCCCATAGATAGATTTCAATTGTGTTTTGGCCACAGACTGGAGAGTGACACCTTTGCCCAAAGACGGGCAACCATTATAAAGCTTGTGACACGAGTACTGTGATACACCGATTCCCTGTGGGTTCGACCCTATTACTTGCCATTAAACTAACCTTAATTGCAGGGcatagaaaaatataaatatcatttgcCCCAGAGTCTCAACGACGGGCTCCGGCACGATAGAAGCCTCGGCCACATTCTGAAAGCGCAACGGCGAAGACCGCTGCACCTCTACTTTCTGTTCATAACAAGCCCTTGGACTTTTACTGTTGGATCATACGAAGGCTGGTGGGATGAAGACGGGTCAACCACCTCAACCCCCTGCTCAATACCCTTCCTAGCAGTAGTAACCTGATTTCCATCTCCCGTGACTTGCCATGCTTTTCTAGGAATCACAGCTTTAACCGGCTTAGCCTTAGTTTTTTGCTTACGACGACATTTATCTTGCGAATCCACCCGTAATACTACACAATATTATAAACTTTTTATaagaaacatatatatattttaattttaaatggtaagtgttaattttttttttatataagtttACTTACTTCTATACtcataataaaaattcatacaaattattattattaatgataattaatttgtaTTATAAGTGGATaaagagactaatttttgtggacgtcccaaaatgacaaaaattgactatttttttgCGGACGGAtgaagttttatttatttttgaaacaaaaatattaaacaaaaattTCAATCTCCCTTTCTTACAACCTTACAGTTTTATTTTGAGATCCATTGTTTTTTCTATATTTCcatttctccttttcttttctttttcgaaTTCATCACTTGAGATCttactaatattttaaaatgttaattttatatatatatatatatatatatatatatataaatatgctATATATCATCGCAGCGGTAATCATTAATTtacattttactaatatttttaaaatgttaatctttttatatataaatatactatatattatcgCAGCACATAATAGATAATCattaattttacatttatttatggATAATAAAAGTGACATGTTATTAAATTCACCAAAAAtaacatataataaaataatattattagaaGATAATTAAAGAATATGAGGTCTGCTAAAGTCGTGGGTTAACGACAATAGATGTTTTAAATATTGTTGGTATTTTTTAAATACTAATTTTACcctttttaattgaatttatttacagaATTGtcaatcaaatcaatttgaaattagaAGTTGTCTTTTTAAAAtagtactagcatttgcatcccatACAACGCATGgaaaacatttttatatttatatattaattaatataaaatcgatatcaattcaattatcatatgtataaatataataaaaataataatttaacaGAATATATTTaagctgaatattgaaaaaaatactccatctgtccccgAAAAGCTTGCCCTAATTCCCTTTTTGGGGTGTCCCCCCAAAATTTGCCCAATCttcttactttttatttttgtacataACTTCACCAGTTACTTTACAATTACAACCCTTTAAATACTATTTTTGCACACGGTCTCACCATCAAATAACTATTTACCagcttttattaaaatatgtgatgCTTCTCTTAGGACAAACTTTtaagggacgaagggagtaaaaatttaagaaaaaatcgCAACATTAAAAATAGATACTTATtatgaaaagacaaaaataataatttgaaaagataaaaagacaaaaaaaaatagatttatttaaaaaaagatgagagatgaaagagaagatagaatttttaaaaattttaatctttaaataaatataacttttacattttaaataaaatatttaaataaaatatataaaattaatgttattatcgtgatctttaatttgatatgcatattaaaatttgggttaagtatcaaattccCTCTCGTCGTTGGCGTTCCTATCAGGGTCAGAGCTATTTACTATcgcaacgtggcaaaatcgcaccaaatgCCCCCCCTCCCACCACTTAACGGAGCTTAACACcgttagaaaaaatatttttttttttgtttttaattaaggtGGTCCCcagctctttctctctccttgaCTAAATTCACTGCCTCAGTTCGGTTTCCCGGCGAGACCGCCGCCATCTTCGATGAGGCAGTGCCTCGCCCCCGATTCTCCTCTCACTCTCTAGATCGTCAATCCTCTGAAAGCAACAGAAGCCATATCCCTTTTTTCTCAAGGCTGCTGCCTCAAAATTCGGCGAGAAAAAGTCGTCGTCGACCACTGGTTTCACATCGGAGCCACCACATTTGTCTCTAATTCTATGTCTCTCACTGACTCATCCTCTCACAAACACAGATCAACCGCTGTTGCCTTCACGGTCCCGTCGCCTTTCTCCCAAAATTCTGCGAGACAGAGGCCGCTGCTCCATCGTCTCTCAATTTCTCTAGCAACCTCAAGTTGCACCCAGATTAGAGCCATAATTCTCCCCTATCCTCGACTCTCAACGGAAACACACAATTGAGGGAGAAAAATCGAGTCGTAGCTTCCCCATCTAAAATCGCGGATCACCGCCCTAGTTCGACagcaaagagagagagagagggaggttgagcgagagatagagagaaataGACGGGAGATAGAGGATGAGGAATTACCTGAGGCAAAGAGGACAACGGCGAGATGATCGGGCGGCAGCAGTAACGGCGGCGGCGACAAATACTATCGGAGAATAGAAAATCGAAATTTAAAAACAAGAAATCCTAGATCTATTTTGATTTGGGGCAagggaagaagagaagaagtaagctgaagaagagaagcagacCTCGTCGGGTAGAGGCGGCGAGAACCGACAACGTCCGCTGGAATCTGTGTGTGCCTGTTTGATgcggtgtgtgtgtgtgtgaagaaCAGAGACGAAATGGtgaagaacaaaaaaaaaatatttctttaaCGATGTTAAGCTCCGTTAAGTGGTAGGGGGatatttggtgcgattttgccaTGTTGAGATAATAAACAGCTctaaccctgactatagggtcctataggCAATATGGACgggggaatttggtacttaactctaaatattttataattagttgaattttaaaatttagaaagaaaaaaaattaaaaaataagaaaataaagaaaaagaaaaaatatagtttacaaataaaactTCAAATTTATTGTAACTATAAAATTACCCcgcaattttaaaattgatttcaaattgggaGTTGCCCTTTTAATATAGTTAAGATAGATAAATGTATCTATCttgatttttaataatttatagtaATTATATTGTCTCgtgattataataaataatgCTCGATTAAAcgatattttatatttatttattgaaaaggAAAATAATACAAATACCGCCAATAGTAGAATGAGTCATTGAGATGAAGTTCAATCAACTGAAAAGTGAAAATTACTCCACAAACAATTGAATCACATTCCCTACGAGAAAATATGTATCTTTCCGTTAAAAATACGAGATAGGATAAAGATTTTGTAAATGAGAATCCAATTCCAGTTACATCTTTTAGCACTATGAATATGAAGCAATAAAGCTTTCGACGTGCCTTATTTTCTAGTCTTCCCTTTTTCCCTCTAAGGggctgtttgatatgggtttataggtaggataaattaaattaatacagattagtgtgatgtttgatatcatgttatattaatatggtcaactcctacttaatcccacttctccatgctattttgtgggaataacccatactaataatccgacctcccccctcggataactttaatactgccaagttggataaaaattttgctacccttcctcacgcatatcgatgcaaatgccaaGTTATGGGCTTTGATTGAGGACACACattgtatttttaaaattatatgaggatagttttggtattagataatataatccaacataatcctatggatatcaaacacaatataggattaagtagccatgatatcaaacacccatgaaataatataaatccacactaatccatactaatttctcaagataattttaatcctaatcaatcctaaacagcaaatcaaacggcccctaaAGGTGCAAAAGGAAAATCTTTTTCTTTAATTGTACCTTTTTTTCCTCCAAGTAAAATACCTAGTTTAATTTCATAACGAACGAAAATATTTCAAATTCGATAATATCTAAAcattttttattagtttgtATCCTTATAATTAGAAACTGTTATGATTCCTAATCCCCATATTGCCGCCGGCCAACCTATGAAGTATTGACCAAGAATTTAGTTCAAAAGGGGCTTAAAAGTTAAACCCATAATAATGGTGTTTCACAATAAACATAAAATCAATCAATTTGCACCTAAAAAGAGAGTCTAAACCTAAGCAGATCCTCACACATGAAGCACACTAAAGAGTAAAGCCCACCAAAATTTTCTTCTGAAAAGAGAATATCATAAACAATTTAACATACACCACCCAATACCTACAAAATCTTAGTTGCACTTGTACTGCAAAATTAATGTAGTAATTCAACATACTGCCTCAATACATTGGGACTATGAAATATGTATTGTACAAACTTGCAATATGGCATTGTAAAAAAACTACTCCAGTTTATAGTAAAAAATTAGTCATCTTTGCTGCTAAGGTAAAAGACTAATGCTTTTTTCTCTATTGAAAACAAGCAGTATACTATAGTTTCTCCTCATCTAACTCCATATCAAAACAATCCCTTTTCATACTAAATCACTCGTTGTAGGCATAGATGGAACTATATCTTCATTTGCTTGTGATGAACTACTAATGAACTTGCCTTTCTTGGACCAGAGCCAAATCTTGGATACAGAGAAGCTATCACCTCTACTCCTAACCCCAATCTTTTCCCCATCTTCTTCCACATTGTCAAATCGCGCTTTAGCCCTCGTTGCAACGCCATTGCCACGAGGCAACGCCACTTGAAGGTTGCCGTCGCCTACAACATATTGGAAAGCACCCATAGAATAACACCTCCTAGCATCAATGCTGCTGGTACTAGTAACCTCATTTTGCATCTTGATTTCACTATCTACTCCCTCGTTCGTGCTCCTAAACTTCCCAAGGCGAATGGAGAACGTCCTGGCCGGGCCAGCATTGTTCATCTCCAGCCCATTGTGGGCCGGAGACGAGCAATTAGGCCCTCCATTAGGGCAAGGCAAGATCCACTGATGATCCATATCATAAGTATTAAACAAGGGGTTCTCCACAGAGTTCCCCAATCCAATTAGGCTTCGACATAGAGGGCACGTGGAGTTCGACAGCAGCCACGCCTCAATGCAGTGGATGTGAAAGGCATGGCTGCAAACAGGCAGGACCTTGAGCTTGTCAAGAAATGAGAATTCAGAGAGACAAACAGCACAGTCAAATGGCTCCTTCAATCCTATGATGTCCTTGTAGTAAAAAAGGGGCAGAGCATCGATCAATGATTGATCGAGGCCGGAGTCGTGCAGCCGGAAAAGCTGCTGCAGCTGCCTCTGGAATGTGTGGGAAGCAGCTGCAGCAACATCAGGGAGCCTGCTGGATTGTGAGATTGAGGAAAATGATGGCCTCTTCATCACACACCTAATCACAAGCTGTAGTAATCCAAGTAGGAAGAAGCCAATTGCAAGAATCACTATCACTAGCAGAATTATTGGGCTGATTCTGCCCATTGATGAAAACAGCTGAAATTGAGGGCTATTCAAGAAATCAAGATTCTGTCTTTGGCCTAAAACTTATATAATCAGAATTCAAGAATGTAGGTCACAACAAGGGCTTTCAAATTCATACAGGAAGAAGTTCAAAAAAGGCTCAAATGCAAACTGATAAAAGAATGCAAGAAATGTaacagtgagagagagagagagagagaggatcagAGAATAAAAATCTGAACTTGCAGGCAACCTACCTCTTTCTGAGAAACTGAATTAAGCTGACAGAAAAGATGAACAATCTACACAGAGGTTTATTGGGTTGGTAAAGAATGGAACTACTTTTTGAGAATATCAAGACTGTGCCAGAGAAAATATGTCAAAGCAAGATTGgcaaagaataataataatgataaaaaaaaaactactcacATATTGTGCTACTGTGTGCTGTGTGTGAGAGGTGGAGTAAGGAAAGATGGAGTTTTGAGAGTGTGAACTgaaatttgcaacaaaattcaGAGGGAGACAAAGTTGGATGTAAAGGCAAATTTGAAACTATGGTTTCTGTCTTTTAGTTCACCTGATATCAGCAAAA includes these proteins:
- the LOC131021193 gene encoding RING-H2 finger protein ATL47-like: MGRISPIILLVIVILAIGFFLLGLLQLVIRCVMKRPSFSSISQSSRLPDVAAAASHTFQRQLQQLFRLHDSGLDQSLIDALPLFYYKDIIGLKEPFDCAVCLSEFSFLDKLKVLPVCSHAFHIHCIEAWLLSNSTCPLCRSLIGLGNSVENPLFNTYDMDHQWILPCPNGGPNCSSPAHNGLEMNNAGPARTFSIRLGKFRSTNEGVDSEIKMQNEVTSTSSIDARRCYSMGAFQYVVGDGNLQVALPRGNGVATRAKARFDNVEEDGEKIGVRSRGDSFSVSKIWLWSKKGKFISSSSQANEDIVPSMPTTSDLV